In Deltaproteobacteria bacterium, the following are encoded in one genomic region:
- a CDS encoding FAD-dependent oxidoreductase, translating to MSRTTKQMILVGGGHAHMTVMLRLDEYLSRGHQVTLINRSPFHYYSGMGPGMFSGIYRPEEIRFHVRKMVEDRGGEFIEGEVVRVHPQANKLILASGDEVGYDVASFNTGSYVPLTSLEGVTEEILTVKPILNLLRAKQRVLNQLSQGIPRLVVVGGGAAGLEITGNLERLVRKQNGTAQITLLAGRRFLPAFPEKVRRLALSSFVKRKISVMEGARVRTFEKGEAVLEDERRFPFDLAILALGVRPSPLFADSGLAVGPDGGLLVNNFLQSTDYPELFGGGDCISLAGHPLDKVGVFAVRQNPVLHHNLMAALEGGEMQPFVPQKNYLLIFNLGDGRGIFYKGRRIFAGRTAFFLKDWIDRKFVKSFQVSGEQNRSLQRDL from the coding sequence ATGAGCCGTACTACGAAACAGATGATCCTGGTCGGAGGCGGCCATGCACATATGACCGTTATGCTTCGCCTGGATGAATACCTTTCCCGGGGGCACCAGGTTACACTGATCAATCGTTCTCCCTTCCACTACTACTCCGGCATGGGGCCGGGGATGTTTTCCGGCATTTATCGCCCCGAGGAGATCCGCTTTCATGTAAGAAAGATGGTAGAAGACCGGGGCGGAGAGTTCATTGAGGGAGAGGTCGTTCGGGTTCATCCCCAGGCGAACAAACTCATTCTGGCCTCCGGTGACGAGGTCGGCTATGATGTTGCCTCCTTCAATACGGGAAGTTATGTGCCGTTGACTTCTCTGGAAGGCGTGACGGAAGAGATATTGACCGTCAAACCAATCCTGAATCTCCTCCGTGCGAAACAGCGAGTTTTGAATCAGCTCTCACAGGGTATTCCCCGTCTTGTCGTGGTGGGAGGAGGCGCTGCCGGTCTGGAAATCACGGGAAACCTGGAACGGCTGGTCCGGAAACAGAATGGAACCGCACAGATTACTCTCCTGGCCGGCCGGCGGTTCCTCCCTGCCTTTCCTGAGAAGGTCCGGAGACTCGCGCTCTCCTCGTTCGTGAAACGGAAGATCTCCGTTATGGAGGGGGCACGGGTTCGTACCTTCGAGAAGGGGGAAGCAGTCCTTGAGGATGAACGCCGATTCCCCTTCGACCTGGCCATCCTGGCCCTCGGTGTTCGCCCTTCTCCACTCTTCGCCGACTCCGGTCTTGCCGTCGGTCCGGACGGCGGCCTTCTGGTCAATAATTTTCTACAGTCCACCGATTATCCGGAACTGTTCGGCGGCGGCGACTGTATCTCTCTGGCCGGCCATCCCCTCGACAAGGTCGGGGTCTTTGCCGTTCGGCAGAACCCGGTCCTTCATCACAACCTCATGGCCGCCCTCGAGGGAGGAGAGATGCAACCTTTCGTCCCGCAGAAAAACTACCTCCTGATTTTCAATCTCGGGGACGGCCGGGGGATTTTCTATAAGGGGCGAAGGATTTTTGCCGGACGCACCGCCTTCTTTCTCAAAGATTGGATCGACCGGAAGTTCGTAAAATCCTTTCAGGTTTCCGGCGAACAAAACCGTTCACTGCAAAGAGATTTATGA
- a CDS encoding TrkA family potassium uptake protein → MYIVIGGGGIAGAALAGELVNRKHDVVVIDINKETCEMAFAQTGAVTIIGKATEIGTLQEAGIEKADVAISALYRDEDNLTFALLAHSFNVPNIYVKMRNPAYRDAYRVAGVTVICDIVGMFKNKVIAELENPDLKVITPLEENGTKLVMFRLPGSWPSEGRLIYELAKEPAFCGDCLFTGILNEKHKGIIVPHGNDRVYPGDRIFVVAGPKSLKAITKYLAGIRKKKLPPPLRTTPLHV, encoded by the coding sequence ATGTACATTGTCATCGGAGGAGGCGGGATTGCCGGAGCTGCCCTGGCCGGAGAACTGGTAAACCGGAAGCATGATGTGGTCGTCATTGACATTAACAAGGAGACCTGCGAGATGGCCTTTGCCCAAACCGGGGCCGTGACCATCATCGGCAAAGCTACGGAGATCGGAACACTGCAAGAGGCAGGGATCGAGAAGGCCGACGTAGCGATTTCCGCTCTCTACCGGGACGAAGACAATCTGACCTTCGCCCTGCTGGCACACAGCTTCAACGTACCGAATATTTACGTCAAGATGCGAAACCCGGCCTACCGGGATGCTTACCGCGTCGCCGGCGTCACCGTCATCTGCGACATTGTTGGGATGTTCAAGAACAAGGTGATCGCCGAGTTGGAAAATCCCGACCTCAAGGTGATCACCCCCCTCGAAGAGAACGGGACAAAGCTGGTCATGTTCCGTCTCCCCGGGAGTTGGCCCTCGGAGGGGAGACTGATCTATGAGTTGGCCAAGGAGCCGGCCTTCTGCGGAGATTGTCTCTTTACCGGGATTCTCAATGAGAAACACAAGGGAATTATCGTCCCACACGGGAATGACCGTGTCTATCCCGGGGACCGAATCTTCGTGGTCGCAGGACCGAAAAGTCTGAAGGCAATCACAAAATATCTGGCCGGAATCCGGAAGAAAAAGCTGCCCCCTCCTCTCCGAACCACCCCTTTGCACGTCTGA
- a CDS encoding DUF202 domain-containing protein: MENIDQNSPAVGIDRLAGQAAEQGCRWVRFSEDIVADLEIVTPLDLKKLQEEGWFPWTISGKTATVITCTPSSEMDRLCRKVLGVDHIEFVLADRDNLTRIIEHNQDINHRFSPDAGRTPLARVRTYLANRRSMLSLCRTLLAKSRTHLAVVRTGCAFIAIAIVFLRIFTKLPGNALLPFLILEVPLLSFGIYMILAHMLKYMPARKVNDLLPSCKATTPTGGSTVLQVSDEEKSPTFQRSDVVPEADTLRRDWTRLSPVMRRRFLASDRTDFAEERTTLACFRTWMANVRTWLAFVRTGGAFVGLGSGLIRAFPNSSWFYFDLSLAGIGFLMICEGLFWYFRGYHSGKISFKSVLRMNAGETIWDTFFPHRHDDSPPNRVGLPLEKGQAPGIWATTGLALERTVLADRRNTMARLRTVMARMRTGYSFIRTGRTFFFIGATFAVYFHKSNFFWYSYEAVMMLGGLLLIVDGLLWVLPASRVRKQLPYCTADVNINIPDYGIPCCDWKKIELRHDTH; this comes from the coding sequence ATGGAAAATATCGACCAGAATTCCCCGGCGGTGGGGATCGACAGATTAGCCGGACAGGCGGCGGAACAGGGATGCCGCTGGGTCCGATTCAGCGAGGACATCGTTGCCGACCTTGAGATCGTTACCCCTCTCGACCTGAAAAAGCTGCAAGAGGAAGGGTGGTTCCCATGGACCATCTCCGGGAAGACGGCCACGGTGATTACCTGCACTCCCTCCTCAGAAATGGACCGTCTCTGCCGGAAGGTCCTCGGCGTGGATCATATCGAATTCGTGCTGGCCGACCGCGATAATCTGACCCGGATCATCGAACACAATCAGGACATCAACCATCGGTTCTCCCCGGATGCAGGGAGGACGCCGCTTGCCCGTGTCCGGACCTATCTTGCCAATCGCCGTTCCATGCTTTCCCTCTGCCGCACACTGCTGGCCAAGAGTCGAACCCATCTGGCCGTGGTCCGAACCGGATGCGCATTCATCGCCATCGCCATCGTTTTCCTCCGCATCTTTACAAAGCTTCCGGGCAACGCCCTTCTCCCATTTCTGATCCTGGAGGTCCCCCTTCTCTCCTTCGGAATTTACATGATCCTTGCCCACATGCTGAAGTATATGCCGGCCCGGAAGGTAAATGACCTTCTCCCTTCCTGCAAAGCAACCACCCCCACGGGAGGGAGTACGGTACTCCAGGTTTCGGATGAAGAGAAATCTCCGACCTTCCAACGCTCGGATGTCGTCCCGGAAGCGGATACCCTCCGGCGGGACTGGACCCGGCTTTCGCCGGTGATGCGTCGCCGTTTCCTGGCATCCGACCGGACCGATTTCGCCGAAGAACGGACCACGCTTGCCTGCTTCAGGACCTGGATGGCGAACGTCCGTACCTGGCTGGCCTTCGTACGCACCGGCGGCGCCTTCGTCGGTCTCGGTTCCGGGCTGATACGGGCCTTCCCGAACAGTTCCTGGTTCTACTTTGACCTGAGCCTGGCCGGGATCGGCTTCCTGATGATCTGCGAGGGACTCTTCTGGTATTTCCGGGGCTACCATTCCGGCAAGATCAGCTTCAAATCGGTTCTCCGAATGAATGCCGGGGAAACGATCTGGGACACCTTCTTTCCGCACCGCCATGACGATTCTCCACCGAACCGTGTGGGGCTGCCTCTCGAAAAAGGGCAGGCCCCCGGAATCTGGGCAACCACCGGGCTTGCGCTTGAACGGACCGTGCTGGCGGACAGGCGCAATACCATGGCCCGGCTGCGTACAGTAATGGCACGGATGAGAACCGGTTACTCCTTCATTCGGACCGGCCGGACTTTTTTCTTTATCGGTGCTACATTTGCCGTCTATTTTCACAAGAGCAACTTCTTCTGGTACAGCTATGAGGCTGTCATGATGCTGGGCGGTCTTCTGCTGATCGTCGACGGTCTCCTCTGGGTCCTCCCTGCGAGCAGGGTCCGCAAACAGTTGCCCTACTGCACCGCGGATGTGAATATCAACATACCGGACTACGGCATTCCCTGCTGTGACTGGAAGAAGATCGAGCTTCGTCATGATACACACTAA
- the napA gene encoding nitrate reductase catalytic subunit NapA, which yields MLLSRRNFIKAAAAAAAAGTVGMNLPRNIQAAARTAETGWRWDKAVCRFCGTGCGIMVATRNDRIVAVKGDPKAPVNRGLNCIKGYFNAKIMYGQDRLTRPLLRVNRKGEFDKKGKFRPVSWKRAFDEMERQFRRAYYTLGPTGIGVFGSGQYTVEEGYAISKLVKAGFRSNNLDPNARHCMASAVAGFIQTFGIDEPAGNYDDTEFTDTIVTWGANMAEMHPILWSRVTDRKLSRPNRVKVVNLSTFTQRCSDLADIEIIFKPNTDLAIWNYIAHEIVYHHPESIDRDFVDRYMVFATGFPDIGYGMREDIHYPKYRESELDTTAKQRLKKLTEDEVEGLKFLGVQPQEMMKMKHSRKAGAHWMISFEEFKKGLAPYTLEYTARLARGNPDEPLKVFQEKLQALADLYLEKNRKVVSFWTMGMNQHTRGTWVNEQAYMVHFLLGKQAQPGNGAFSLTGQPSACGTAREVGTFAHRLPADMVVKNPKHRKIAESIWKLPPGTINPRVGSHFVKMMRDLEDGKIRFAWAHVCNPWQDAANANHWIKAAREMDNFLVVSDAYPGISAKVSDLVLPSAMIFEKWGAYGNADRRTQHWRQQVTPVGEAMPDLWQYTEFAKRFRLKDVWKAWKIDEKLTLPDVLAQAKKMGYKPDDTLFDVLFADSEARSYPWPDPVGKGFQNTEAEGDKRNVIGTDGKPFRGYGFFLQKYLWEEYRKFGAGRGHDLAYFDDYHKKARGLRWPVVNGKETPWRFNAKYDPYARAAGTGDFAFYGPALKKLPKGDLRGPGTREKFSLKNKAKIFFRPYMEPPEVPNDLYPFWLCTGRVLEHWHSGTMTMRVPELYRAVPEALCYMHPEDARKLGVRDGEMVWVESRRGKVKSRVITRGRNRPPKGLVFVPWFDERVYINKVTLDATCPISKQTDYKKCAVRIYKA from the coding sequence ATGTTGCTTTCAAGACGGAATTTTATCAAAGCGGCTGCAGCGGCGGCGGCAGCAGGTACCGTGGGGATGAATCTTCCTCGTAACATTCAGGCTGCGGCTCGAACCGCTGAAACGGGTTGGCGATGGGATAAGGCGGTCTGTCGTTTCTGCGGAACGGGATGTGGAATCATGGTCGCTACCCGGAATGACCGTATTGTGGCGGTGAAGGGGGATCCCAAGGCCCCGGTCAACCGTGGTCTCAATTGTATCAAGGGATATTTCAATGCCAAAATCATGTATGGGCAGGACCGGTTGACGCGGCCGTTGCTTCGGGTAAACCGGAAAGGGGAATTCGATAAGAAGGGAAAGTTCCGTCCGGTTTCCTGGAAGCGGGCCTTTGACGAGATGGAAAGGCAATTCAGGCGTGCCTATTACACCCTGGGGCCGACCGGGATCGGTGTTTTTGGATCGGGGCAGTATACAGTCGAGGAGGGATACGCCATCAGCAAGCTCGTGAAAGCCGGATTCAGGAGCAACAATCTCGACCCGAATGCGCGTCATTGCATGGCCTCGGCGGTGGCCGGATTCATCCAGACCTTCGGGATTGATGAGCCCGCGGGGAACTATGATGATACTGAATTCACCGATACGATTGTTACGTGGGGCGCCAACATGGCGGAGATGCATCCCATCCTGTGGTCACGCGTGACCGACCGCAAATTGAGCCGTCCGAACCGTGTAAAGGTCGTGAACCTAAGTACTTTTACGCAGCGGTGTTCGGATTTGGCTGATATCGAAATCATCTTCAAACCCAATACGGATCTGGCCATCTGGAATTACATCGCCCACGAGATCGTCTATCATCATCCAGAGTCGATCGACCGGGATTTTGTGGACCGTTACATGGTTTTCGCCACTGGTTTCCCGGATATCGGTTACGGGATGCGGGAAGATATTCATTACCCGAAGTATCGGGAATCCGAACTGGATACCACCGCAAAACAACGATTGAAAAAGCTAACGGAGGATGAGGTCGAAGGACTGAAGTTCCTGGGCGTCCAACCGCAGGAGATGATGAAGATGAAACATTCCCGGAAGGCCGGGGCACACTGGATGATCTCCTTCGAGGAGTTCAAAAAGGGGCTGGCCCCCTATACCCTGGAGTACACGGCGCGGCTGGCCAGGGGCAATCCCGATGAGCCTTTAAAGGTTTTTCAGGAAAAGCTTCAGGCCCTGGCGGATCTTTATCTGGAGAAAAACCGGAAAGTCGTCAGCTTCTGGACCATGGGGATGAACCAGCATACCCGAGGGACTTGGGTGAACGAACAGGCCTACATGGTCCATTTCCTTCTGGGAAAGCAGGCTCAGCCTGGAAACGGCGCCTTCAGCCTGACGGGACAGCCCTCGGCATGTGGCACAGCAAGAGAGGTCGGTACCTTTGCACATCGTCTTCCTGCGGATATGGTCGTCAAAAACCCCAAACACCGGAAAATAGCAGAATCGATCTGGAAACTACCCCCGGGAACCATCAACCCCCGGGTGGGCAGTCACTTCGTCAAGATGATGCGTGATCTGGAGGACGGAAAGATCCGCTTCGCCTGGGCACATGTCTGCAACCCCTGGCAGGATGCAGCGAACGCCAACCACTGGATCAAGGCTGCCAGGGAGATGGACAATTTCCTGGTGGTTTCGGATGCCTATCCCGGGATTTCAGCAAAGGTCTCCGACTTGGTTCTGCCGAGCGCGATGATTTTTGAAAAGTGGGGTGCCTACGGAAATGCAGATCGGCGCACACAACACTGGAGACAGCAAGTGACTCCAGTGGGAGAGGCCATGCCTGATCTCTGGCAGTACACGGAATTCGCAAAGAGGTTTCGGCTGAAAGATGTCTGGAAGGCGTGGAAGATCGATGAGAAATTGACTCTTCCGGATGTGCTGGCTCAAGCGAAAAAGATGGGTTACAAACCTGATGATACGCTCTTTGATGTTCTCTTCGCCGATTCCGAGGCCAGAAGCTATCCCTGGCCCGATCCGGTCGGAAAAGGCTTCCAGAACACGGAGGCGGAAGGGGACAAGCGGAATGTCATAGGAACTGATGGAAAACCGTTCCGGGGGTATGGATTTTTTCTGCAGAAATACCTCTGGGAGGAATACCGGAAATTCGGAGCTGGGCGTGGCCACGATCTGGCATATTTCGATGACTATCATAAGAAAGCGCGGGGTCTCCGGTGGCCCGTTGTAAACGGGAAGGAAACACCGTGGCGGTTCAACGCGAAGTATGATCCCTATGCACGCGCTGCAGGAACCGGAGATTTTGCCTTTTATGGACCCGCCTTAAAAAAACTGCCGAAAGGAGATTTGCGAGGCCCCGGGACTCGCGAGAAGTTCAGCTTGAAGAACAAGGCCAAGATTTTCTTCCGGCCTTACATGGAGCCCCCGGAAGTTCCCAATGATCTCTATCCGTTCTGGCTCTGTACCGGACGCGTGCTGGAGCATTGGCACTCCGGCACGATGACCATGCGGGTCCCGGAGCTTTACAGAGCAGTCCCTGAGGCGCTCTGTTATATGCATCCGGAGGACGCACGAAAGCTGGGGGTCCGGGATGGAGAAATGGTTTGGGTGGAGAGCCGACGGGGAAAAGTCAAGTCCCGAGTAATAACGCGTGGGCGGAACCGCCCGCCCAAGGGGCTTGTCTTTGTCCCGTGGTTCGATGAACGGGTCTATATCAACAAGGTTACACTCGATGCAACCTGTCCGATTTCCAAACAGACTGATTATAAAAAGTGTGCCGTCAGGATCTATAAGGCCTAA
- a CDS encoding TrkH family potassium uptake protein, with protein sequence MNQTLISHPLFLRKHSVGLWAREHLFILNYLGALLTVMGLLLCLALIPYEWYHEGTRAGVPVSAFALPAALSILIGLIAQKGISTRAPTVRDAMIITGLGWLVISLVSAVPFMIGLHESFINAFFESVSGLTTTGITVLEGLDTMPKSILLWRSFIQWIGGLGILTFFLAVGFRGGSAAASLFGAEGHKISTSRPVPGIFNTVKILWGIYIGFTIASFFCYFFGGMNGFDALNHCLTTISTGGFSTHDASIAYYGAHHYAHARFLEYAATFFMLAGGINFLVHYQVFTGNIRALYRNFEMRWFWTLTLGAAGLILIDHFRQFPLTGNPLHQMEGAFRASLFQTASMISSTGYSTLDINNPFFPALSKQIFLILMLIGGCVGSTAGGIKVLRIGILSRMFKTQLSRIAGPSRSISPVVVAGKTIPDSEIQRIAALACAWMILIAVGAGITASFSDLNAWQSLSGMASAVGNMGPFYFSVHKMASLSGIIKITYIVGMLAGRLEILPIAVLFYRSTWR encoded by the coding sequence ATGAATCAGACACTTATTTCGCATCCACTGTTTCTGCGGAAACACTCGGTCGGGCTGTGGGCCAGAGAGCATCTCTTTATTCTGAATTACCTCGGTGCCCTGCTGACCGTCATGGGGCTCCTCCTCTGCCTGGCCCTGATCCCCTACGAATGGTACCATGAAGGGACAAGGGCGGGTGTGCCGGTCAGCGCCTTCGCCCTGCCGGCGGCACTCTCCATCCTCATCGGGTTGATCGCCCAGAAAGGGATTTCCACACGTGCGCCCACCGTTCGGGATGCGATGATCATCACCGGTCTCGGCTGGCTTGTCATCAGCCTCGTCAGCGCCGTTCCTTTCATGATCGGTCTCCACGAATCCTTCATTAACGCCTTTTTCGAGTCGGTCAGCGGCCTGACGACGACGGGGATTACCGTTTTGGAAGGACTCGATACCATGCCGAAAAGCATTCTCCTGTGGCGCTCCTTTATCCAGTGGATCGGAGGTCTGGGGATCCTGACCTTTTTCCTCGCCGTCGGATTCCGGGGAGGTTCCGCCGCAGCGAGCCTCTTCGGCGCCGAAGGGCACAAAATCAGCACATCCCGGCCCGTTCCGGGGATCTTCAATACCGTTAAAATCCTCTGGGGAATCTACATCGGGTTTACCATCGCTTCCTTTTTCTGTTATTTCTTCGGCGGGATGAACGGCTTCGACGCCCTGAACCACTGCCTGACAACCATCTCCACAGGAGGATTCTCAACACACGATGCAAGCATTGCATATTACGGAGCCCATCACTATGCCCACGCGCGATTCTTAGAGTACGCGGCAACCTTCTTTATGCTTGCCGGCGGGATTAACTTTCTCGTCCATTACCAGGTTTTCACCGGTAACATACGGGCTCTCTACAGGAATTTCGAGATGCGCTGGTTCTGGACCCTGACCTTGGGAGCCGCGGGGCTGATCCTGATCGACCACTTCCGGCAATTTCCCCTCACGGGCAATCCGCTGCACCAGATGGAAGGCGCATTTCGGGCCAGCCTTTTTCAGACGGCATCGATGATCTCCAGCACCGGCTATTCAACTCTCGATATCAACAACCCCTTCTTCCCGGCCCTGAGCAAACAGATCTTCCTCATTCTCATGCTCATCGGCGGCTGCGTCGGGTCGACGGCGGGGGGAATCAAAGTCCTTCGAATCGGAATCTTAAGCCGGATGTTTAAAACGCAGCTTTCCCGGATCGCCGGCCCTTCCCGCTCCATCTCTCCGGTCGTCGTCGCGGGGAAGACCATCCCGGACAGCGAGATCCAGCGGATTGCCGCCTTGGCGTGTGCCTGGATGATTCTGATCGCCGTCGGAGCGGGGATCACCGCCTCCTTTTCCGATCTGAACGCCTGGCAGTCACTGTCGGGGATGGCTTCGGCCGTGGGGAACATGGGGCCTTTCTATTTTTCCGTACACAAGATGGCTTCGTTGAGCGGAATCATCAAGATCACCTATATCGTCGGCATGCTGGCCGGACGGCTGGAGATTCTGCCGATCGCCGTGTTGTTTTATCGTTCCACCTGGAGATAG
- a CDS encoding nucleoid-structuring protein H-NS — protein MYRSEIKVIDCTVRDGGLMNKWQFDDDFVCTVYRALNAAGVDYMEIGYLSSESAFSRDEVGPWKFCAEPDLQRVVGGEEKRMKLSAMADIGRIDHADIPMKSDSSLDMVRVACYIHQIDAAIDLAHHCIDKGYETTINLMAVSTVGLRDLDEGLSDLAKSRVPVIYLVDSFGAFYSEDIDVLAKKYRDQLPGKTIGVHCHNNQQLAFANTISGIIAGANYLDATLYGIGRGAGNCPLELLVSFLKNPKFKVRPLIQAIEKQILPWREKIDWGYFVPYMVTGVLNQHPRTAMAHMDSDEKNKVTKFYDQMTNAAEVD, from the coding sequence ATGTACAGGTCCGAGATCAAAGTAATTGATTGCACTGTTCGCGATGGCGGACTTATGAATAAATGGCAGTTTGACGATGATTTTGTCTGCACCGTCTATCGGGCCTTGAACGCTGCGGGCGTTGATTACATGGAGATCGGTTATCTCAGTTCGGAGAGTGCCTTCTCCCGGGATGAAGTCGGTCCCTGGAAGTTCTGTGCCGAACCGGACCTGCAGCGGGTGGTCGGAGGAGAGGAAAAACGGATGAAACTCTCCGCCATGGCCGACATCGGACGGATCGATCACGCGGATATCCCCATGAAGTCGGACAGTTCGCTCGATATGGTGAGGGTGGCCTGCTATATTCATCAGATCGATGCCGCCATTGACCTGGCGCATCATTGTATTGACAAGGGATACGAAACGACGATCAACCTGATGGCCGTCTCCACGGTCGGTTTGCGGGACCTCGACGAAGGGTTAAGCGATCTGGCGAAAAGCCGGGTACCGGTGATCTATCTTGTTGACAGTTTCGGTGCCTTCTATTCCGAGGATATCGATGTACTGGCAAAAAAATACAGGGATCAGCTGCCGGGCAAAACCATCGGGGTTCATTGCCATAACAACCAGCAGCTTGCCTTTGCCAATACCATCTCCGGGATTATTGCCGGGGCGAATTACCTCGATGCTACTCTCTATGGGATCGGACGGGGGGCCGGGAACTGTCCCCTGGAACTGCTCGTTTCTTTTCTGAAAAACCCGAAATTCAAGGTCCGTCCCCTGATTCAGGCAATTGAAAAACAGATCCTCCCCTGGCGGGAAAAGATCGACTGGGGCTACTTTGTCCCTTATATGGTCACGGGGGTCTTGAACCAGCATCCCCGGACGGCCATGGCTCATATGGATTCCGACGAAAAGAACAAGGTGACGAAATTCTACGATCAGATGACCAATGCTGCGGAAGTGGACTGA
- the napH gene encoding quinol dehydrogenase ferredoxin subunit NapH — MSRFFFTHRFLILRRISQITLLVLLIGANRWGWKIITGNLTFSELFEKIPLTDPFALLQVFAAGASVKQTVAVGALIVALFYVFLGGRSFCSWICPVNLVTDAAGGIRRGLKMDFEDEDGFIRLSRNVRYWMIGISLILSMLLGVAAFEFISPVSMMHRGLIFGIGFGWMAVGMIFLFDLLAVRNGWCGHLCPLGGFYSLIGRNRLIQVRHTADLCSRCDRCIAVCPEKEILSEVGKQSGTISHGECVLCGRCVEVCEENALRFGIRKILKRRKT, encoded by the coding sequence ATGAGTAGATTTTTCTTCACACACAGGTTTCTGATCCTAAGGAGAATTAGCCAAATCACCCTGCTTGTCCTCCTGATCGGGGCAAACCGGTGGGGGTGGAAGATCATCACCGGCAACCTGACCTTTTCGGAACTCTTCGAAAAGATTCCGCTGACCGATCCCTTTGCTCTGCTCCAGGTTTTTGCGGCTGGCGCCTCCGTGAAACAAACCGTTGCTGTGGGTGCGCTTATCGTCGCTCTTTTTTATGTTTTTTTAGGAGGAAGAAGTTTTTGTAGCTGGATCTGCCCGGTGAACCTGGTCACGGACGCGGCGGGAGGAATCCGGCGCGGGTTGAAGATGGATTTTGAGGACGAGGACGGGTTCATCCGGTTGAGTCGGAACGTACGCTACTGGATGATCGGGATCTCCCTAATACTTTCAATGCTCCTGGGGGTTGCAGCCTTTGAGTTTATCAGTCCCGTTTCCATGATGCACAGGGGACTGATCTTCGGCATTGGTTTCGGGTGGATGGCCGTTGGGATGATTTTTCTTTTTGATCTCCTGGCGGTGCGGAACGGCTGGTGCGGACATCTCTGCCCCCTGGGAGGATTTTATTCTCTGATCGGTCGTAACAGACTAATTCAGGTCCGGCACACGGCGGATCTTTGTTCCCGCTGTGACCGATGTATCGCGGTCTGTCCGGAAAAAGAGATCTTAAGTGAGGTCGGGAAACAAAGCGGCACCATCTCCCATGGGGAGTGCGTGCTCTGCGGACGGTGTGTGGAAGTTTGTGAAGAAAACGCTCTTCGTTTCGGAATCCGGAAGATCTTGAAAAGGAGGAAAACATGA
- the napG gene encoding ferredoxin-type protein NapG, with product MHERDEKPKPVSSRRKFLFQMVRSLGMAGITGTAWGAYVEENKADPLILRPPGAPPEEDFLKQCIKCGKCVEACPYDTLRLAAPGDQKPLGTPYFVPRETPCRMCTDIPCVPVCPTGALDLDRVSKNRGNMEIPDIARARMGVAVLDESSCLAYWGIQCDACYRACPLMDKALTIDYLRNARTGEHALLIPKVHCEQCTGCGVCEHVCITQKASVRIFPRDRVMGKADPRYIKGWDKRDERRLLNIPDRFTIRTERSRRKAQDYLNDEGILYE from the coding sequence ATGCATGAGAGGGATGAGAAACCGAAACCCGTTAGTTCGAGAAGAAAGTTTCTTTTTCAGATGGTCCGGTCGCTGGGCATGGCCGGGATCACCGGGACGGCATGGGGTGCCTATGTGGAAGAGAATAAGGCGGATCCGTTGATTCTCCGTCCCCCGGGCGCTCCACCGGAAGAGGACTTTCTGAAGCAATGTATCAAATGCGGAAAATGTGTTGAAGCATGTCCCTATGACACCCTGAGACTGGCAGCTCCCGGGGATCAAAAACCCCTGGGTACCCCCTATTTTGTTCCCCGGGAGACACCTTGCCGGATGTGTACCGACATCCCCTGTGTCCCGGTCTGTCCTACCGGTGCGCTGGATCTTGACCGGGTTTCCAAGAACCGGGGCAACATGGAGATTCCGGACATTGCCCGGGCCAGGATGGGGGTTGCGGTCCTGGATGAATCTTCCTGCCTCGCCTACTGGGGAATTCAGTGCGACGCGTGTTACCGTGCTTGTCCTTTGATGGATAAGGCACTTACCATTGATTATCTGCGGAATGCAAGAACTGGGGAACACGCCCTCCTCATACCGAAGGTGCATTGTGAACAGTGTACGGGCTGTGGAGTGTGTGAACATGTCTGTATCACCCAAAAAGCGTCGGTCCGGATTTTTCCGAGGGACCGGGTGATGGGAAAAGCGGATCCCAGGTATATCAAAGGGTGGGACAAACGGGATGAACGGCGTCTGTTAAATATCCCGGATCGTTTCACCATCCGAACGGAAAGGAGTCGTCGCAAAGCACAGGATTATCTGAATGATGAGGGAATTCTGTATGAGTAG